Proteins encoded by one window of Streptacidiphilus sp. PB12-B1b:
- a CDS encoding MarR family winged helix-turn-helix transcriptional regulator has protein sequence MSFCHGSSGFDDWTLAQSRVFQRVSPYGSRPTDLADQAQMTKQSAGVLVDQLERLGYVRRVPDPTDGRARLIVIEQRSRRAVEVATATLDEIYAEWKAYLGTRNFTLLHQILDQLREITDPYAR, from the coding sequence GTGTCGTTCTGCCACGGATCCAGCGGGTTCGACGACTGGACCCTCGCCCAGAGCCGGGTGTTCCAGCGCGTCTCCCCGTACGGTTCGCGTCCTACGGACCTCGCCGACCAGGCGCAGATGACCAAGCAGAGCGCCGGCGTGCTGGTCGATCAATTGGAACGCCTGGGCTATGTCCGCCGCGTCCCCGACCCCACGGACGGCCGCGCCCGGTTGATCGTGATCGAGCAGCGCAGCCGGCGGGCGGTCGAGGTGGCCACGGCGACACTCGACGAGATCTACGCGGAGTGGAAGGCCTACCTGGGCACCCGCAACTTCACGCTGTTGCACCAGATCCTGGATCAACTCCGCGAGATCACCGACCCCTACGCGCGGTAG
- a CDS encoding cation transporter, with product MTGSHDTDRSRLLRRGFALEYATLSWNVVGIVVLTVAAVSARSVALAGFGLDSLIEIGASTVVIWELSGAGVDRQRRALRLIGGAFALLAFYLLAQSTVVLAAGFHPRHSALGIVWTAVTALVIFALAAGKARTGAALDSTVLRTEGHVTLIDGVLASAVLLGLVLNAAMGWWWADPLAGFVLVYYAVREAKEIFSGHH from the coding sequence GTGACCGGTTCCCATGACACTGACCGAAGCCGCCTGCTGCGGCGGGGATTCGCCCTCGAATACGCAACGCTCAGCTGGAACGTCGTCGGCATCGTGGTGCTGACTGTCGCAGCGGTCTCGGCTCGTTCGGTCGCGCTGGCCGGGTTCGGTCTGGACTCCCTGATCGAGATCGGCGCGTCGACCGTGGTGATCTGGGAACTGTCCGGCGCCGGCGTGGACCGTCAGCGCCGGGCCCTACGGCTGATCGGCGGGGCATTCGCGCTGCTGGCGTTCTACCTGCTGGCACAGTCCACCGTGGTCCTGGCCGCCGGCTTCCATCCCCGCCACTCCGCGCTGGGCATCGTGTGGACCGCGGTGACCGCGTTGGTGATATTCGCCCTGGCTGCGGGCAAGGCCCGAACCGGCGCCGCCCTGGACAGCACCGTCCTGCGGACCGAGGGCCATGTCACCCTCATCGACGGCGTCCTGGCCTCTGCCGTGCTGCTGGGCCTGGTCCTCAACGCCGCCATGGGCTGGTGGTGGGCGGACCCTCTGGCAGGCTTCGTCCTGGTCTACTACGCCGTCCGCGAGGCGAAGGAGATCTTCTCCGGCCACCACTGA